DNA from Rhinatrema bivittatum chromosome 16, aRhiBiv1.1, whole genome shotgun sequence:
CTCTGAAACCTGCCTGAGAGTCGTAATGGCTATTAAGCTGCACGTTCAATATAACACCACCAAACAGGTAAGGGGCCTGAAAGGATAGTCAACCCTCCTCCAAGTCTCATGTGATTGCAAAAgcaccccccccctcaaaacctgTGAGACATTGaaatcctcttctccccctccaccaAGCTCCGTGTGATTACAAAAAGACTACCCAGCAGCCCCATATGACACCGACCTTCCCCTATCAAGCTCCGTGTGATTACAACAGagaaccccctccccctgatCCCTCCCCACAACCCCACCTCACCTTCAGAGCTCTGGAAGAAGCTTGCAAGTAAACGTTTCCAGATGGCGACCACAGCATCCTGTAGGCCTCTACCTCTACACTTCAAGCTAATATCACTTCTGCAAATTCAGCTTCTCACAAGACTTCACCCAAGTCGGCTATTTTATGGTGCCCAAAGGGCTGCTCTCTTCCTTCTGCAGATGCTTTCTAGAAAGCTTTTTTTGTAAAACCCTAATTAACTTCAGCTAATAAAGATGACAGGCTGTGTCCCCCCCGTGCCcatccctgagccctccagtcctgaaagtgacaggctctgtgtctccgcgtccatcccctgagccctccagtcctagaggtgacaggctctgagTCGccgtgcccatcccctgagccctccagccctagaagtgacaggctctgtgtccctctgcccatcccctgagccctccagtcctagaggtgacaggctctgagTCGccgtgcccatcccctgagccctccagtcctagaggtgacaggctctgtatccctgtgcccatcccctgatccctccagtcctagaggtgacaggctctgtgtccctctgcccatcccctgagcctcccagtcctagaggtgacaggctctgtgtcccCATGTCCATCCCTGAGCCCTCCAGccctagaagtgacaggctctgaGTCGccgtgcccatcccctgatccctccagtcctagaggtgacaggctctgtatccctgtgcccatcccctgagccctccagtcctagaggtgacaggctctgtatccctgtgtccatcccctgctccctccagtcctagaggtgtcaggctctgtatccctgtgcccatcccctgagccctccagtcctagaggtgacaggctctgtatccctctgcccatcccctgagccccccagtcctagaggtgtcaaGCTCTGTATCCctctgcccatcccctgagccccccagtcctagaggtgtcaagctctgtatccctgagcccctcccctgagccctccagtcctagaggtgacaggctctgtatccctgtgcccatcccctgatccctccagtcctagaggtgacaggctctgtatccctgcccccatcccctgagccctccagtcctagaggtgacaggctctgtgtccctctgcccatcccctgagcctcccagtcctagaggtgacaggctctgtgtcccCATGTCCATCCCTGAGCCCTCCAGccctagaagtgacaggctctgtatccctgcccccatcccctgagccctccagtcctagaggtgtcaggctctgtatccctgtgtccatcccctgatccctccagtcctagaggtgacaggctctgagTCGccgtgcccatcccctgatccctccagtcctagaggtgacaggctctgtgtccctctgcccatcccctgagcctcccagtcctagaggtgacaggctctgtgtcccCATGTCCATCCCTGAGCCCTCCAGccctagaagtgacaggctctgaGTCGccgtgcccatcccctgatccctccagtcctagaggtgacaggctctgtgtccctctgcccatcccctgagccctccagtcctagaggtgacaggctctgagTCGccgtgcccatcccctgagccccccagtcctagaggtgacaggctctgtgtccctctgcccatcccctgagccctccagtcctagaggtgacaggctctgagtcgctgtgcccatcccctgagccctccagctctagaagtgacaggctctgtgcCCATCCCCATGAGCCATTCAATGCTAGACTTGAAAGTTTAAGCCCCAATTCCCAGATCAGGCATCTGTCTTTGTCCTGCTTTGATAACCACAAAtcatcttttttaaatttcagctttGGGGGACGTTTCCTGTTCctgtccctcccctctcctcgccATCTGGCAACTGTACGAACCAGACAGCCACTCTGCAGCTTTCCTTTGCTGAGGGTCATCTGCACTTCACCTTCCAGAAGGTGGGTCTTACGTTTTAGCTCCCTCCTTGTCCTCGACTGCTATTTTAAACCAGGGGTTTCTTGTCCTTTTGCTGGCTGCAGCaaatagggagatgaggagataaCTCTGTAGACACCAGCTCATTTCATTCCAGTCCCAAGTTTTCAACCAAAGCCTTTCAGAGTTTTGTAGTCTTGTTGGGTTAACtgcttacaaaaataaaaaaaggcagcTTACTAAACCCAAAATATCTGGGGAATGGGAGTTAGGAACCAGGACTGGGGGTAGGGGCAATAGAATCATCCAGCCACCCTACCATACAGCTGGTGTCGAGTCACCACTTAGGGATTACCCTTCACAGACATGCGGATGGGACTGGAACACAGGCAGAGGCATCAGGCCTGCCTCAGACCAAGCTAAAACACAGAATCTTTGCTGTTTGCTCACATGGGATTcatccccctccccgccctgtgCCATCGGGATTTCTGGAGAGGACCATGTTAGGCACAGAAGCCCCTTTGAATTGCAACGTCTTCCAGCTCTTGCTCCACTCAGTGTTCCTCTACTCGTTTCCACAGAATGTGACAAGCAAAGTCTTTTATATGAGCAAAATCCAAGTCAACCTCAACCATTCCTTCTCGGGAACCTCACGTAAGTTCTTTCTTCTTCCAAATATGTCCCAAACTCAACTTCACCCTTCCTTCCCCTGGAATTGGAATAGCCAAGCAAACTGGCACTCCCTTAAACTACCAGAGTTGGCCATTCTTGCCTCAGAGGTCAGGAAGCACTTTCCTCCAAACCGTGCTGTATATTTAAAGATGATTTTTGAATACGTTTCTGACCGGTTTGTCCCCACCTTCTCTCTCAAGTGTCCAGTCCAGTTGGGATCTGCTCCCAAACTTGCCCATCCTCCTGATGAACAAAAATTCCATGGCCGAGGTATTGAGGGCATCCATTCATCCTCAATCgatctcctccttcccctctgccggGGGCTGCTGAAATGTCAAGTGGTGGAGCGGCATAGATCACATGTCTGTCCAAAGGACGGAGAAGCTGTGGTGGGGCTATGTCCTAGGCCATGCAGGCACAGCAGTACTTGCTCTAACCAGGAAGTAGCGTGCTCTGGTGCTCATAGCACAGAGATATAAGATGGCAGGACTGGGGCTCCAGGCGAATGCCACTTTTTATCTCCTCGTGCCAAACTTTTCTGAACTGTAGCTGGATAATATTACAGTAACAGAGTGTTGTCAGCAGATTGTCCCAGGTAGTTTGCCCAATTACGATTCATCTGTCTCCTGTCCCCATTGGAAGATGTCGGGCAGCTTGTTCAACAGATCTACATTTACCAAGTTGTGCAGTGCGGAAATGGCTGTCTGTCTTTGCAGAACTACTCTGCAAAGCACATTAGGACTCTGAGTGAAAAGTGCTTCATAAAATCTATTTACGTATCTATGGCCATACTTTACTTTTTACAGAAACACATGTCCAAGTGGAGAATTCCAACCTTCATGAGTATGAAACGCCACTGGGGAGGTCTTACACATGTAAAGACACAAAGATAGACGTGAGCAGAGACGTGATCATGGAGGCCATCCAGGAGCAGGTGCAGGCCTTCAGCCTGAAGGGAGGACAATTCAGTGAAGGTACTAACCCCATCCTTACAATTCCTGCAAGATTCTTGTCGGTCACTCTGAAAGAGAAGTCAATGTTCCCGGTGTCTGAGGGAGAGGGCAACAATCCCAGACATCCAGTGATTGGTCAGTCACTGGATTTTGGGAACAGCtgccctctctctcaaacattgATCAGTGTTTGAAAGTAAGGACTACACTCCTTCTCCCCATAACCTTCCTTCAACTAATTAGTGTCACTGAGAGGACTTCTCTCAACACTTAGCAACTGACTGCCTCATCATCCAAGATCTGGCCAATGTTTGAGGGCTACACATTATGGTAAAGCCTTCTAGACTCCTCTTTATCCATTTCTCTGTGGTTCACTTTGATATTTTTCTCTCCACTTACCCCTAGTCAAAAGTTTGGATATGCTTTCTGGCATAATGAGCATTTCTGATATGGACTCTCTTTCCTTTCCAGCTGACCAGTGCCCAGCAGACACTGTCAACCTGGTTGTTCCAATTGTCATAAGCATGGTCTTGATAGTGCTGGTTGCCATTGTCATCATCGCCTACCTGATTGGTCGGAAGAGAGCTCCTGCAGGCTACCAGTCCATCTAAAACCTCCAAAGATTGCTGTTGTTGGCCACAACCAGGCACCATCATGGACCAAACCATTCAATGAACATTCTGAGGGGGTAGCTGAAATTGTAATCGTCCACCTTGTCTAGGTACAACTGTGTGCCGACAGCCAAAGGTCATGTAAACAACAATAGGAAATACATAGATTCTATTACATATGTATTTTTGTTTGGGGGAAGATGAAGGGTAATTACATTTGGCAATGGCAGCAAGAAGCTGTCGATCCCCTTCTCCGGCAAGTTATCTTGTGGCTGGAACCAAGAATATTGCACAAGAGGGACGGTCATCtcagttacataaaaacatagagggatgtcagcagaaaaggaccaccaGCTCTGCCTACAGCATTGTCACTGGTCTTACCCTTCCCTCTGCCGCTGAAATCCCTTTGCTTCAATTCTACCATTGTTTGGCTCCTTTAAGCTCTGCCAGACGGTTGCTCCAGGATGAAGATCAAGGCCTAGATTTCCTTGCCGAGATATGAAACACAGTTGTGATCACTGAAGGGAAGTCAAAATGTCTTTCCCCCGACCCCACCCAGCCAAAAAATGCTCTGTATTTCCTCTCACTGCCTATACTGCTTGCCTGTCGGTTTTTGCCCTTCCCagcatccaacccccccctccccatcctccttGCTCAATGAATAGGAGCTGGAGTCCCAAGATGTAGGCGTGGGAGGACTGGCCACGAGCCAGAAGCACATCTGAGCAGTGTGCCGGCAGCCATAGGTGAAATGGATGCCCCACCTCCACTATCATTTCATTCTTCTTTAAATGTCTTTTTCTGCTAAAGCTGATAACGTGTGGGAGAAAGAGACCATGGAAGGCGTAGTCAGCCAGAGAGCAAATAGATATGCCTCCCTCACATTTGACCAGTAAgagaattaattaaaaaaaataaaaagttgctgGGCGGAGGTGAGCTCTGTAAAACTTTGTTCTGTTTGTCAGATCtgtggcagcagaagtgcaatggTCCAGGTTCAAGACGTGGATTGCAAGCCCtgtggagacagggaaatacccacaagTGCTTGgatgcaatccgctttgaagtgcctgaaaaagctgAATAGAAATCAAATCAATCCAGCTGTACAGCCTCAGGCCCACTGTGAACCACTTTCCCTGTGCCTGGCTGAGAATCTCAGTCTTACCTTCCAATAAGAGGAAAGCTGTCACATGCTCCTGCCTGTTGCGTAATCAAGGAAAAAACACTGTAATAGCAGGAAATCACGGGGACTGCTGCTAGTCCTGCTTCCTCCAACCTGCGAGGGTTTTGTTTTATAATcttctttttattaaaatgttcCCAAAACTCAACATATCAAAACCAACACTGAGGCCCACAGTCAGTCAATCCCCCTCCCAGCCTCCCCCTACTACCTGCGAATTTTAACCACACCAAAACGCTTGCACCCCCTCCCACCATGACCGTGCCCCTTCCATCATAGCAAGAGCCACCACCTTTTACAATGATGATCTCCCTGTCACAGCGACAGCCTCCCCAGGACTCCTCCCCTGTCACAGCAACAGCGTCCCAAGATTCCCCCTATTACAGCAACATCTTCACCCAAAGACCATCCTCCTCCCATCTCAGTCACAGCGACAGCCTCACCTCATCACAAGAGCCTGCTCCACGTCAGAGTCTCCCATTCATAGGAACCATATCCCTTGAATAATTCTCTCGCTGGTGCCCGCCACAGCATAGCCTCTCCGTGACAGTGACGGCTTCCACTGAGTCTTCCCCACAAACAGCCTGGTGTCAATCTCCTACTCAAAACAGCAGCCTTCCACGGGACTAATTACTGCCTCCCTGGTAAATCCGCCCGTCAGAGTTCAGATCTCCTGGTTTtacattgcaaaaaaaacaaGCCTAATTTTTTGTGAAGCAAATACTATTAgaaatcatgtatttatttaaaaatgcacaCCAACCTTCCTGATTTACAGCTCATTCAACATGACGTATAACAAATAACAGAAAATACAATTCAGCCAAGCCCTCCATGCAATCTCTCAGTCTCCTAACCTAACTGCCTGAACCTCCAAGGTCTAGTACTACGTAATTTTTatatagtgctacatgacatacgcagtgctgtacaaaacacacacaaagacagtccctgctccctacagcttacaatctaataagacaaacatacaggacaagagactggAGGCATTTTCATACAGCAAAGCAAGCCGATGGTGAAAAAGAAAATGAGCTAATgtggctaaaagcagacaatcaggcctaagatgtaaaaagcagtttcaaaaaagggagtctttagatgggatttaaacacggcgagagagggagcaggacgcaccagttcaggaagactattccaagcacatggcacagccaggtgggaagcacggagtctggaattggcagtagaggagaagggcacggaTAGGACTGACTTATCCGACCagcggagtgcacgaggaggggggtagagagagataagagagaggagaggtagtcaCTTGTCGGTgggaaagaggagcttgaactgtatgcgggagcggatagggagtcaatgcagtgacttcagaagaggggttatgtgagcacaGAGACTTTGGCTAAAGATAAGTTGTGCAgatgaatttaggacagattgctgCTCTAACTGTAAACTGGATTCTAACTGTAAAGTTATTTCAAATGCTGTGATGCGAGGCAGAGTGGGCCAAACAGATCGAGAAGGGGAGTGGGGAAAGGGTACGAGAAGTAGGCCGCTGCAGATCGATGGAGGGTAGGGAGGGTAACTATGGGGCAGAAGAATGGAGAAGGGATCAGAAAGGGTGAGTTATTAGGAAAGCGAAGGAGGGGCAGACTGTGGATAaacaagaagagaggagagaaagggagtgAGGGAAAAGGGCTGGCCGGGAGCGGCATAACAAGGGCAGGGCCAGAAGTTTCAAGCAAGGGTGAAGAGACCCAGGGGGCGAAGAGGAGATGGAAAAGGGACAAGCAGAAAGCCACCACTCAACAATTAGAAAAATACACATTTTAATTTAATAACAACATTTGCTACACAATTTTGACTCTCTGCTACACAACGTGGCAcctaaacactttttttttttttttttttttttttttttacataaaacattCCTTGCCTCTGTTACAATGATGGAGTCGCCTGACCTGAAATTCGTCTACTGCTTAAGTGCTTTCAGGGACTTGCACATACTCCCTTTCCATCAGAGTCTACAGATAAAATTAGAAGAACTCTGTGCTCTGCTAGGTCACAGAATACATCACACCAAGCCTTACTAGTGCCATATTATGCTGTAGGATGCTACTGTGAGGTAAAATCGGGACCGGTCTAACCTGTCTGCGATGACTCAAAATCATCTGAAAACTACCAAATGGCAAACACCACACACAGCTTGCTTTCAAACAGCACATAAAGGTTACAGCCGATGACAAGGTCTCTTTTATTGGAATGGGGGGATGCCTTCTGATTCTTTACAGAGCAAAGCCTTTTTTACTGGAGCaacattaaaaattgtccaaaaatGCTACAGTTCAAATAGCTGCATTTCGGCACGTTTGCCCCAAATTCTCACCATCACCCTCCTCCCTTCAGTACTGCATGGTCAAGGAAAGGACCTTACGAATCTCCCTGGCAGCCACCTCGTCCTTACAGTCCACAGGATGGCCTTCTCCAGGCTCAGAGATGGGCTGGTCAGGGTCTTCCTCCTCCAGTGGGCCTCCCCCTCTCTGGACCCAGCCTGTGTTGAAGGGGTCACCATGGAGCTCGCAGACGTTATGTAGGGTGCAACAGGCGGCAATCAGTGTGGGCAGGAAGGCCACATCCGTATCATTCCGTTTCATAAGGCAGCGCCAGCGGCCCTTCAGCCGGGAGAAGGCATCTTCCGCCAAGAGCTTGGCAGCAGCCAGGCGCTCATTGAAGCCACGCTGCTCCGCTGTCAGTACCCCTGGCACATTGAGGAATGGGGTCATCAGCCAAGGAAGGAGCGGGTAAGCAGAGTCACCTAGGACATAGATGGGCACGTTCACGCCAGCAATGTTCCTGGAGGCATCTGGAAAGAGGATGCCCCTGCTGGCTCGGTCATAAAGCTCAGAACTGGCAAGCACCCGGGCGTGGGAGACACTGCCTGGGCAgccaacattgaggtcccaaaaACAGAACTGGTGATCCACCACGGCCTGCAGAATGACAGAATACCAGCCCTTGGTGTTGAAGTAGCTGTTCGTAATCTCATTGGGAGCTCGGATGGGGACATGAAGGGCACCAATCACACCTGCCAGCTGGGGGAGCCCGTAACGCTCCTCAAATTGTCTCAGAGCATCTTCCAGGACTGGTCCATCAGGCGCTCGAACATATGCAGGCGTCAGGATGCTGACCACGGCCTCACAGACCTCTCGGATGACCTTGCAGATGGTGGAGCGGGACACACCAAAGAGCCGCTCGATGGTGCGATACTCACAGCAGGTTCCCAGCCGCCAAAGCGTCATGGCCAGACGCACTTCCACAGGGATGGCCCGCCTCATGATAGTGTCCTGCCGCTGGATGGCCAGCCGCAGCTGGCTGCAGAGGTAGTAAAACGTGGACTTGCTCATGCGAAAGTTCTCCGTCCAGTCCAGGCTGCTGAAGGCCCTCCCTGTGACCGTGTCCCAGAAGGAGGAGCAGCGAGCTTTGGTCCAAAGGCGACGCCCACCAGTGCCGACGCTGCCAACGCTCAGCGCCTGGCTGTACCAGAGCGTGGCAAACTGCCGCCTCTGCTTGGCCTTCATTCGACGGTAGAGCAGCGCCCGCTGCCGGCGCTCTTGGTCCCTTCGCCGCCGCTCCCTCTGCAGGCGCACATAATACAGCAGGCAGGTGGCTACCGTCCCCTTTGACAAGGCCACTgcagcatcctcctcctcctcctcttcgtcGTCTTCTTCTGCTTGGTCTGGCATGGTTTCACCTGCCTCCTGGATCTGATACCATTGCTCCTGCTGTTGCAGTGGTATAGAGGTGTTAACATCATTGCGCTCGAAGGCAAAAGGGCGTGAGCGCCTTCCCATTTTTATTAGAATAACACAGAAGGTATCTCTCTATATGCCCTTCCATATAATATTATAAACAggtctttttcttctttgtttaaaaagaaaagcgGGTGTTCAGTTCATACCTTTAAAAACATTATGGCACCTTCGAACAACGCATGCACAACAGGAATCTCAGACCCAGCTCCTCTCTTCTCACGCGTGCGCCCGACATCCCTCAGCCGCTTCCGGTGTATGCGCTGACGCTTTTCCCATGTTCAGGCCCTtaaagcgaggggggggggggaagtgttcAACTGCTAAACACTCACAGCCATGAATAAAAGTAGTAACGTAGCAAaatactgaatgaaaaaaaatcattaaagatcTAAACGTACCCCACTGTTGCCTTCAGATCGGCACCCCACATCTTCCAAGCACCCATGCCGCACTCTGCGCATGTGTTGTCCCGCGCCTATTACGCGTAAACTGATGACGTGTAGCTCGCACTTGGGTTTTtgtttggtggttttttttttcccttaaccAAGATGGCGGAGGAGGTGACGAGGCGGCTGTTGGTTCCTTACCTGATGCCAGAGGCGTGTTATGATGAGTTCTTTCTGCACTTTAATCTGCTGCACGGTGAGGACTCCGTGGTAATAGTGCGGGCTTTGGGATCACGGGCACGAGAAAGGTGGGaaatgggctcggaaaccggggGAGAGCTTCCGACGGAAGTAGACCACAGGAAGTGGAGAGAAAGAAACTAGTGGCCATCTTTGAGTTGGGCAAACCCATCTTTGCCCTTCCCTCATAGAAAAAGTCAGCTAATGATTCATGTCGTTTACATGTAGATATAAAGGACAACAAGGAAGTTGTCGGAGCTGGTGCTGTGAGAACTGTGTTTGATTTTGGAGCTCAGCTTCTATTTCTGGAGATGGTTGGAATCATGAATGCAGTGCAGTGGAGATAACTCCCACAAGCTACGAAGCGAGGCTCAACCATCGCACAATGGTGACATCTAATGGCCAGACTGCTGATTATAAAgaccatccggtctgcccagttattcttgtTTGCACTGTTAAGGAGGATATATTCCTAGAGGTAGAAGCTTTATTGCTTATTAACCAAGTCAGTTTTTTGTTagtcttctgtttttgttctCTGTTATGCTAAGTAAATGAGCATAAAGGCCCTATGCTTAATCTAGCCCTCTCACTAAACTTTTTAATAATCTATTGTAAACTCTTGACTGACCATCCAGGTCCCACGTGGCCTTGCTGGATATCATTGCCCTGATAAAAGAGTTGTAAATGGATGCTGTGCTATACAGAGGAGTGCCACTGGATGGATCTGTTGGGCATTAACCTGGAAATAAAGAAGGGGGATTACTGGGAGAAGCATCCAGAGGCAGTTTGCTGTAAAAATGAAGTGCTGATGTTAACAATAAAGGTTCCTCTTTTACTTAACCACCTTCAGTCTCTTCCACACTGCTGCCTGTGACAGTGTGTCTTTTATTCATAAAGACACAAATTTACAGCACACTTCCCCACCATCTACACAAAATCAAATATGCGACTCCAGTTATCAGGCTATGACgagaaaagaaaaatagcaaaGAGAATTAGAAATGCTTAAAAACATCATAGAACTAATCATGTGTCACTTGATTGGGCCAGGCCCCTAAAAAATGTCCCGGATCTGGATGGACTTCTCAAGGTCTCCTTTCGGCACACAGGTAACACACTCCGTGCACGTAGGATCCACCAGGCTATTCCTCCAGGGCTGCAGCTGGGGGAAAGAGATTTCCAGAAAAACGGGCGCCAGTAATCTAGTAGGATGGGTCTGCTGATCAGCAAACTTTCTTGTTAAGAGGTAACACCAGAGAACCCTAGTGACCCAAAAGTTATAAAAACAGTGTCAACAAGATCTTAATACCAGTAAATTACCgatattttagattctgcagTGGAAGGGGAACTTTGTACGTCATGGTCATTATCGTTTATTTATAGTTAGGTTTGTTAAAAAGATATAACTCACATGGCATAGCACGGAATTGTACCTTTTACGTGCAATGCAAAGTACAAATAGAACCACATGGGATTTTTTTACCTCTTTACCGAACCCCCCCCAACCACCTAAATCCACCCCCCCAATCTCAAAAGATAACTAAAAAGGAAATCACAATCCTTTATTTAATACATGCTTGTCCACCTGAAGAGCTCAAAGAAATTCAGAGCAAGGTAGAATCTAcaacaatctttaaaaaaaaacctaaataaatgaataaacattttataaattatgctGACATGTTTAATTAGATAATCTTGAATAAacccagaccagtgggtttatgcatccctaccagcagatggaggcagagaacaaacgtttgaggcactgctgcataacagagtgccacctgcagtccctcagtatttctctgtctccagaagatggtagaggtgcaagcCTGCAGTCCTGACGGACCTGGAGGTGCCAGGTTCCTCAGTGGGCCATCCCTTGAGCTGAGCCTAGCTGTAGCTGCCCGCTGGTTCCAGGGCCTtcttgatagccaggggactggctccctcttcGTGCCCCGAGGTCCCCTCCTGTCCGTcactggcccttttgaaaatttactggggcctaatttaggtgcctaaaagtGGGAGGAGCTAGGGCAGGGAGACAAAGGACTTCATTTactagagacagaatgggagaaaagcctcagtaaatcaggcccaaagttagGAATTCAGCATTGGTTTTCAtcactaggcacctaacttaggtgCCTAAATCTAAGCAAACAATTAGCAGGCCATAAATTCAGGTGAGCTTCCAGCTGAAAACTGAAGTTTACTTGACGTAAGGACACCAGCTCAGATGCCTACATTTCATACTTCAAACGTACTGGATCGCAAATGCTGTCAATCCTCCCCAAAGAGAGCGTGGTTGAGCAAGTAGAGTGGGACTGAAGGTCTAAAGCACGAGTTCTCCACCCTGTCCTTGGGACACACCGAGCCAGTCTGGTGCACGGGAGAGGTCTGCATAGAGTGGAGGCCGCTCATGCACCTTTatggcagatatcctgaaaatctgacaggCTCAgagtgtcccaaggactgggcaactctggtcctcaagggcctcTGCCTGGCTCCGGTTTTAGGCTGTCCCTAGTGAATATATGCGTGTGAGAGGTTTGCATGCACCCTGCTTTGGGAGAGCTATGAAACCCCTCGTCCCTTGACATCTCCTCTTTTTCGCTCTTCTAGTTCCCTGCTTGAAGCTCCTCGTCAGCAAAGTGTTGGGGATTGGCATTATCGCAGGATCGCTTATGGGTATGGGACCCTCCCAAAATGTGTTTGACATTCTGCTGTGCCCTCTTGTCTCTCCTCATGAAATTCACGGCTCAGAGCAACGCCAGTGAAGGGATGCCGAGTGGTAAGAGTGGAGGAGCCCTCTG
Protein-coding regions in this window:
- the CD68 gene encoding macrosialin encodes the protein MEKSLLLWFFSQAVFSSAQMDQQCCPGKKSATLVPAFTVTPTTSHTTAPLTTNHTTAPLTTNHTTAHSTTNHTTAPLTTNHTTAPLTTNHTTATTSSHSTLTPTSNPNAVGDYSVSVGSETCLRVVMAIKLHVQYNTTKQLWGTFPVPVPPLSSPSGNCTNQTATLQLSFAEGHLHFTFQKNVTSKVFYMSKIQVNLNHSFSGTSQTHVQVENSNLHEYETPLGRSYTCKDTKIDVSRDVIMEAIQEQVQAFSLKGGQFSEADQCPADTVNLVVPIVISMVLIVLVAIVIIAYLIGRKRAPAGYQSI